In Agrobacterium sp. RAC06, a single window of DNA contains:
- a CDS encoding nitrate reductase, with product MSCETKTTCPYCGVGCGVIAAVDDEGKVSVRGDPDHPANYGRLCSKGSALAETLDLEGRALHPEIHGQTAGWDEALDLVASTFQRTIADHGPDSVAFYLSGQLLTEDYYVANKLMKGFIGSANIDTNSRLCMASSVAGHRRAFGADTVPACYEDLELSDLVVLVGSNMAWCHPVLYQRLAAAKAARPAMKVVVIDPRRTATSDIADLHLAVRADGDIALFNGLLAYLAETGAIDENYVGKHTSGFGETLLAASRGSMADLSDATGVSGMLLRQFFRLFAQTEKVVTCYSQGVNQSSVGTDKVNAILNCHLATGRIGRPGMGPLSLTGQPNAMGGREVGGLANMLAAHMAIENPEHRERVQRFWKSPAIAQRPGLKAVDMFEAAADGRIKAIWIMSTNPVVSMPDADAVKAALEACPFVVVSDIQKDTDTVRLAHVLLPASGWGEKSGTVTNSERRISRQRPFLSVPCEARADWWQLAEVGKRLGFGADFAYRGPADIYAEHAALSAFENDGERDFDIGAHAGIVDLDYDDLTPFQWPMRQDGSKAARFFADGGFFTADRKARLVPVATPELEEADERYPFTLNTGRIRDHWHTMTRTGKSARLSAHIAEPFCEIHPGDAASAGISDADLVCVEGANGRSIILRALLTERQMRGAIFVPMHWTGETAPSARVDTLVSSRVDPTSGQPALKMSRASVTRHAAKAHGFLVSASRPLDFPFTYWAIARAEGGYRVEFAGDPPAEGWETWLRRSLQLEDDHEFSGYIDQRAGDHRLLAFEGERLVAGLFVSSDPVSVSRQWAVDQLTESHPDRSARSMLIAGRPAAGRHDKGAIVCSCFSVGINQINAAARSGCRSVEAIGVALNAGTNCGSCRPEIRRILDATQPIAAE from the coding sequence ATGTCCTGTGAAACCAAGACGACCTGCCCCTATTGCGGTGTCGGCTGCGGCGTGATCGCCGCAGTTGACGACGAGGGGAAGGTCAGCGTGCGGGGAGATCCAGACCATCCGGCCAATTACGGTCGTCTTTGCTCCAAGGGGTCGGCGCTCGCCGAAACGCTCGACCTCGAAGGTCGCGCGCTTCATCCGGAAATCCATGGCCAAACCGCCGGCTGGGACGAAGCGCTCGATCTTGTTGCCTCGACCTTCCAGCGGACGATTGCCGATCATGGCCCCGATTCCGTAGCCTTCTACCTCTCCGGGCAGTTGCTGACCGAAGACTATTACGTCGCCAACAAGCTGATGAAAGGCTTCATCGGCTCCGCCAATATCGACACCAATTCCCGCCTGTGCATGGCCTCCTCGGTTGCCGGCCATCGCCGTGCCTTCGGCGCCGATACCGTGCCCGCCTGTTACGAGGACCTGGAGCTCTCCGACCTCGTCGTCCTGGTCGGCTCCAACATGGCCTGGTGCCATCCGGTCCTTTACCAGCGCCTGGCTGCGGCCAAGGCTGCCCGTCCTGCCATGAAGGTGGTCGTGATCGACCCCCGCCGAACCGCGACCAGCGACATTGCCGACCTGCATCTCGCGGTCCGGGCGGACGGTGACATCGCCCTTTTCAACGGTCTGCTCGCCTATCTGGCGGAAACAGGCGCGATCGACGAAAACTATGTCGGAAAGCACACCTCCGGGTTTGGCGAAACGCTGCTCGCCGCCTCGCGCGGAAGCATGGCGGATCTCTCCGATGCCACCGGCGTCTCCGGTATGCTGCTGCGCCAATTCTTCCGCCTTTTCGCCCAGACTGAGAAGGTCGTCACCTGCTACAGCCAGGGGGTCAACCAGTCCTCCGTCGGCACCGATAAGGTCAACGCCATCCTCAACTGTCACTTGGCGACAGGCCGGATCGGTCGACCCGGAATGGGGCCGCTGTCACTGACCGGCCAACCCAATGCCATGGGCGGGCGCGAGGTCGGCGGGCTCGCCAATATGCTCGCGGCCCATATGGCGATCGAGAACCCAGAGCACCGCGAGCGCGTGCAACGCTTCTGGAAATCGCCTGCAATCGCGCAGAGACCCGGCCTCAAGGCTGTCGACATGTTCGAGGCGGCGGCCGATGGGCGGATCAAGGCGATCTGGATCATGTCGACCAATCCGGTTGTCTCAATGCCTGATGCCGATGCGGTGAAGGCAGCCCTTGAGGCCTGTCCCTTCGTGGTCGTCTCGGACATCCAGAAAGATACCGACACGGTCCGTCTCGCCCATGTCCTGCTGCCGGCCAGCGGCTGGGGCGAAAAATCCGGTACGGTGACGAATTCCGAACGGCGGATCTCTCGGCAGAGGCCATTCCTGTCCGTTCCATGCGAGGCCCGCGCCGACTGGTGGCAGTTGGCTGAGGTCGGCAAACGCTTGGGCTTCGGTGCTGATTTCGCCTATCGCGGTCCTGCCGATATCTATGCCGAGCATGCGGCGCTCTCCGCCTTCGAGAACGACGGCGAACGGGATTTCGACATCGGTGCGCATGCCGGAATTGTCGACCTCGACTACGATGACCTCACACCGTTCCAATGGCCTATGCGTCAAGACGGATCGAAGGCTGCCCGTTTTTTCGCGGATGGTGGCTTCTTCACTGCGGACCGAAAGGCGCGCCTCGTGCCTGTTGCGACGCCTGAGCTTGAAGAGGCGGATGAGCGCTATCCCTTCACCCTCAACACGGGCCGGATCCGCGATCACTGGCATACGATGACACGGACGGGGAAAAGCGCCCGGCTGTCAGCGCATATTGCTGAACCCTTCTGCGAGATCCATCCGGGGGACGCCGCGAGCGCCGGCATCAGTGATGCCGATCTCGTCTGTGTCGAAGGCGCAAACGGCAGATCGATCATCTTGCGAGCCCTGCTGACCGAACGGCAGATGCGCGGCGCGATCTTCGTGCCCATGCATTGGACGGGCGAGACAGCACCCAGCGCCCGTGTCGACACCCTGGTCTCCTCCCGCGTCGATCCGACCTCCGGCCAACCGGCGTTGAAGATGTCCCGCGCGTCCGTCACCCGCCACGCGGCGAAGGCCCATGGCTTCCTGGTATCGGCGAGCCGTCCACTCGACTTTCCATTCACCTACTGGGCGATCGCGAGAGCCGAAGGCGGCTACCGCGTGGAATTTGCCGGAGACCCGCCCGCCGAGGGCTGGGAGACCTGGCTGCGGCGCAGCCTGCAGCTTGAAGATGATCATGAGTTCTCCGGTTACATAGACCAGCGAGCCGGTGACCACCGCCTGCTCGCCTTCGAGGGAGAGAGGCTTGTGGCTGGCCTGTTCGTCTCTTCGGACCCTGTTTCGGTGTCGCGGCAATGGGCGGTCGATCAACTCACGGAAAGCCATCCGGATCGCAGTGCGCGCTCCATGCTGATTGCCGGTCGACCGGCTGCCGGCCGACACGATAAGGGGGCGATCGTATGCTCCTGCTTTTCGGTCGGCATCAACCAGATCAACGCGGCCGCACGAAGCGGCTGCCGGTCGGTCGAAGCCATCGGCGTTGCCTTGAATGCCGGAACGAATTGCGGCTCGTGCCGCCCCGAAATCAGGAGGATCCTCGATGCGACGCAACCCATTGCCGCCGAGTGA
- the nirD gene encoding nitrite reductase small subunit NirD, with amino-acid sequence MNGNWIAIGTIDDIPLRGARCVKTPQGKIGVFRTAENEVFAIEDHCPHRGGPLTQGIVHGKAVTCPLHNWVISLETGRALGADEGEVKTIPVRNIDGHLSIMLESMMVAAE; translated from the coding sequence ATGAACGGAAACTGGATCGCAATCGGGACGATCGACGACATCCCGCTGCGTGGCGCACGCTGCGTTAAGACCCCCCAAGGCAAGATCGGGGTGTTTCGCACCGCCGAAAACGAGGTCTTCGCCATCGAGGATCACTGCCCCCACAGGGGCGGCCCGCTCACGCAGGGCATTGTCCACGGCAAGGCAGTGACCTGCCCACTGCACAACTGGGTCATCTCGCTCGAAACCGGCCGGGCGCTTGGGGCCGACGAAGGCGAGGTCAAGACCATTCCGGTCCGCAATATCGACGGTCATCTCTCCATCATGCTCGAAAGCATGATGGTCGCAGCCGAGTAA
- the nirB gene encoding nitrite reductase large subunit NirB, translating into MAEKLVIIGNGMAPGRMLEELFERAPGHFDVTIFNAEPRVNYDRIMLSPVLSGEKAYEDIVIHNDDWYAGHRVTLHKGARVTEIDRHAKTVTSANGITVAYDKLVIATGSLPFIIPVPGHQLPGVLPYRDLDDVDAMLRIAEGKGRAIVIGAGLLGLEAAYGLKRQGMDVTVIHLMPTIMERQLDPAAAYLLEKALTERGIDIITKANTKQILGTNKVEGIELEDGRIITGDMVIMAVGIRPASSLAKDAGIAVNRGIVVDDGMMTSDPDIFALGECAEHRGTCYGLVAPLYEAARVLADRLTDGTSEYHGSVVNTKLKVTGINLFSAGDFAEAPDREEIVLRDASAGIYKRLVLKDNKILGTVLYGETGDGSWFFDLMKRGTDISQMRDTLIFGQSYQGSTPLDPMAAVAALPDDAEICGCNGVCKGRITTTISSKGLTSLDDVRAHTKASASCGSCTGLVEQLMALTLGDAYNPAAVTPMCTCTELGHDDVRRLIKAKGLKTIPAVMQELEWKTSCGCAKCRPALNYYLVSDWPDEYADDYQSRYINERVHANIQKDGTYSVVPRMWGGVTNAAELRAIADVVDKFEIPMVKVTGGQRIDLLGIEKEDLPAVWADLGKAGFVSGQAYAKGLRTVKTCVGSDWCRFGTQDSTGLGIRIEKFMWGSWTPAKLKLAVSGCPRNCAEATCKDIGVICVDSGFEIHFAGAAGLDIKGTDVLGLVKTEDEALQHIVALTQMYREQGRYLERIYKWAKRIGHDEIRRQIMEDADKRRAYYDRFVFSQKFAQVDPWSERVSGKDKHEFKPMATINYNQAAE; encoded by the coding sequence ATGGCTGAAAAACTCGTCATCATCGGCAATGGCATGGCCCCCGGCCGCATGCTGGAAGAACTGTTCGAGAGGGCACCCGGCCATTTCGACGTCACGATCTTCAACGCTGAGCCGCGCGTCAACTACGACCGCATCATGCTCTCGCCGGTACTGTCAGGCGAGAAGGCCTATGAAGACATCGTCATCCATAATGACGACTGGTACGCCGGCCATCGCGTGACGCTGCACAAAGGCGCCAGGGTCACAGAGATCGACCGGCATGCGAAGACGGTCACCTCGGCGAACGGCATCACCGTCGCCTACGACAAGCTGGTCATCGCGACAGGCTCGCTGCCTTTCATCATCCCGGTGCCTGGTCATCAATTGCCCGGCGTTTTGCCCTATCGTGATCTCGACGACGTCGACGCCATGCTGAGGATCGCTGAAGGCAAGGGTAGGGCGATCGTCATTGGCGCCGGCCTGCTCGGCCTTGAGGCAGCCTATGGCCTGAAGCGGCAGGGCATGGATGTCACGGTCATCCACCTGATGCCGACCATCATGGAGCGCCAGCTCGACCCGGCCGCTGCCTATCTGCTCGAAAAGGCGCTCACCGAACGCGGCATCGACATCATCACCAAGGCCAACACCAAGCAGATCCTCGGCACCAACAAGGTGGAGGGCATCGAGCTCGAAGACGGTCGCATCATCACCGGCGACATGGTGATCATGGCCGTCGGCATTCGCCCGGCCTCGAGCCTTGCCAAGGACGCCGGCATCGCTGTCAACCGCGGCATCGTCGTCGACGATGGCATGATGACCTCCGACCCGGATATCTTTGCACTCGGCGAATGCGCCGAACATCGCGGCACCTGTTACGGCCTCGTTGCGCCGCTCTATGAGGCCGCCCGCGTTCTCGCCGATCGCCTGACCGACGGGACCAGCGAATATCACGGCTCCGTCGTCAACACGAAGCTCAAGGTCACCGGCATCAACCTGTTTTCCGCCGGTGACTTCGCCGAAGCCCCAGACCGAGAGGAAATCGTGTTGCGCGATGCCTCCGCCGGCATCTACAAGCGCCTCGTGCTGAAGGACAACAAGATCCTCGGCACTGTCCTCTACGGCGAGACGGGGGATGGTTCCTGGTTCTTCGACCTGATGAAGCGTGGAACCGATATCTCGCAGATGCGCGACACCCTGATCTTCGGCCAGTCCTACCAGGGGAGTACCCCGCTGGACCCTATGGCGGCCGTTGCAGCCTTGCCGGATGATGCAGAAATCTGCGGCTGCAACGGCGTCTGCAAGGGCCGGATCACCACCACGATCTCGTCCAAAGGCCTCACCTCGCTTGATGACGTGCGCGCCCACACCAAGGCGTCCGCCTCCTGCGGCTCCTGCACCGGCCTCGTCGAACAACTGATGGCCCTGACTTTGGGCGACGCTTACAATCCGGCTGCCGTCACGCCGATGTGCACCTGCACCGAACTCGGCCATGACGATGTCCGCCGTCTGATCAAGGCCAAGGGCCTGAAGACCATTCCGGCCGTCATGCAGGAACTGGAATGGAAGACCTCCTGCGGCTGCGCCAAGTGCCGCCCGGCGCTCAATTACTACCTCGTCTCGGATTGGCCGGACGAATATGCCGACGACTACCAGTCGCGCTACATCAACGAACGTGTGCATGCCAACATCCAGAAAGACGGCACCTATTCCGTCGTGCCGCGCATGTGGGGTGGCGTGACCAATGCCGCCGAGCTTCGTGCCATCGCCGATGTCGTCGACAAGTTCGAAATCCCCATGGTCAAGGTGACTGGCGGCCAGCGTATCGACCTGCTCGGGATCGAAAAGGAAGACCTGCCCGCTGTCTGGGCCGATCTCGGCAAAGCCGGCTTTGTGTCAGGCCAGGCTTACGCAAAAGGTCTGAGAACGGTGAAGACCTGTGTGGGCTCCGACTGGTGCCGGTTCGGCACACAGGATTCGACCGGTCTCGGGATCCGCATCGAGAAATTCATGTGGGGTTCCTGGACGCCGGCCAAGCTGAAGCTCGCGGTTTCGGGGTGTCCGCGCAACTGCGCCGAGGCGACTTGCAAGGATATCGGCGTCATTTGCGTGGACAGTGGTTTCGAGATCCATTTCGCCGGTGCCGCCGGCCTCGATATCAAGGGCACCGATGTTCTAGGTCTGGTGAAGACGGAAGACGAGGCGCTTCAGCATATCGTGGCGCTGACCCAGATGTATCGCGAGCAGGGGCGCTATCTCGAGCGCATCTACAAATGGGCAAAACGCATCGGCCATGACGAAATCCGCCGCCAGATCATGGAGGATGCCGACAAGCGCCGTGCCTACTACGACCGCTTCGTCTTCAGCCAGAAATTCGCCCAGGTCGATCCGTGGTCGGAGCGCGTCTCCGGCAAGGACAAGCATGAGTTCAAGCCGATGGCGACCATCAACTACAATCAGGCTGCGGAGTGA
- a CDS encoding ABC transporter ATP-binding protein produces MNAYLKIDHIDKSFERGGTKTEVLKDVSLTIGKGEFVSIIGHSGCGKSTLLNLIAGLTRVSAGAVLLENVEVNEPGPERAVVFQNHSLLPWLTVYENVNLAVSKVFAGKKTRAEKHEWVMRNLDLVQMAHAKDKRPAEISGGMKQRVGIARALAMEPKILLLDEPFGALDALTRAHLQDAVMEIHSRLGNTMIMITHDVDEAVLLSDRIVMMTNGPAARIGEVLEVPIPRPRDRIALAADRTYLKSREAVLKFLYERHRFVEAAE; encoded by the coding sequence ATGAACGCTTATCTCAAGATCGACCATATCGACAAAAGCTTCGAACGTGGCGGCACAAAGACCGAGGTCCTTAAGGATGTCAGCCTCACTATCGGTAAAGGTGAATTCGTCTCGATCATCGGCCATTCCGGCTGTGGCAAGTCCACGCTGCTGAACCTGATCGCCGGGCTGACGCGGGTGTCTGCAGGCGCTGTCCTCCTCGAAAATGTCGAGGTCAACGAACCCGGTCCTGAACGCGCCGTCGTCTTCCAGAACCACTCGCTGCTGCCCTGGCTGACCGTCTATGAGAACGTCAATCTCGCCGTTTCCAAGGTCTTTGCAGGCAAGAAGACAAGGGCGGAGAAGCATGAATGGGTCATGCGTAATCTCGATCTCGTGCAGATGGCGCATGCCAAGGACAAGCGTCCGGCTGAGATCTCCGGCGGCATGAAACAGCGCGTCGGCATTGCCCGGGCGCTGGCCATGGAGCCGAAGATCCTGCTGCTCGACGAACCCTTCGGCGCGCTCGATGCCCTCACCCGCGCCCATCTGCAGGATGCGGTGATGGAGATTCACTCCCGTCTCGGCAATACGATGATCATGATCACCCATGACGTCGACGAGGCGGTGCTACTCTCCGACCGCATCGTCATGATGACCAATGGCCCGGCAGCCCGCATTGGCGAAGTGCTGGAGGTTCCGATCCCGCGTCCGCGCGACCGCATCGCGCTCGCCGCCGACCGCACCTATCTCAAATCCCGCGAGGCCGTCTTGAAGTTCCTTTACGAACGCCACCGCTTCGTCGAAGCTGCGGAGTAA
- the ntrB gene encoding nitrate ABC transporter permease, which yields MTATARKIDTEATAISATRTGTVVMIAQRPTRKIDLQKAIAAICRNVLPPLVVLIALLGIWQIACSNPGATLPPPSQVWIDSYDLIAAPFFDYGPQDIGLAWRVLVSLERVAIGFGLAAVVGVFLGAVVGQSVWAMRGLDPIFQILRTVPPLAWLPLSLAAFQNSNPSAIFVIFITSIWPIIINTAVGVRNIPDDYRNIARVLRLNPLEFFIRIMVPAAAPYIFTGLRIGIGLSWLAIVAAEMLTGGVGIGFFIWDAWNSSRLSDIIVALAYIGVTGFVLDKLVAFLGNVITRGTAKN from the coding sequence ATGACCGCAACCGCCCGCAAGATTGACACCGAGGCGACGGCCATTTCAGCGACCAGGACAGGCACGGTCGTCATGATCGCACAACGCCCGACCCGCAAGATCGACCTCCAGAAGGCAATCGCCGCCATCTGTCGCAATGTCCTGCCGCCGCTTGTGGTGCTGATCGCGCTACTCGGTATCTGGCAGATCGCCTGCTCAAATCCGGGCGCCACGCTGCCGCCACCATCACAGGTGTGGATCGACAGCTATGATCTGATCGCCGCCCCGTTCTTTGATTATGGGCCGCAGGATATCGGCCTTGCCTGGCGCGTTCTCGTCTCGCTCGAGCGTGTCGCGATCGGCTTCGGGCTCGCCGCCGTCGTCGGCGTCTTTCTCGGTGCCGTTGTCGGTCAGTCTGTCTGGGCGATGCGTGGTCTCGACCCGATTTTCCAGATCCTGCGCACGGTACCGCCGCTTGCCTGGCTGCCGCTCTCGCTTGCTGCCTTCCAGAATTCAAATCCGTCGGCGATCTTCGTCATCTTCATCACCTCGATCTGGCCCATCATCATCAACACCGCTGTCGGCGTGCGCAACATCCCCGACGACTATCGCAACATTGCCCGCGTGCTGCGCCTCAACCCGCTGGAATTCTTCATCCGCATCATGGTGCCGGCCGCCGCCCCTTACATCTTCACCGGTCTTCGCATTGGCATCGGCCTCTCCTGGCTCGCGATTGTTGCCGCGGAAATGCTGACCGGCGGTGTCGGCATCGGCTTCTTCATCTGGGATGCGTGGAATTCCTCGCGTCTCTCCGACATCATCGTGGCGCTCGCCTATATCGGCGTGACCGGCTTTGTCCTCGACAAGCTCGTCGCATTCCTCGGCAACGTCATCACCCGCGGCACCGCGAAGAACTGA
- a CDS encoding CmpA/NrtA family ABC transporter substrate-binding protein, protein MTKTTATSISRRQILKIGSAAALASAARLAFPSGAFAATAGPEVTGVKLGYIALTDAAPLIIAQEKGLFAKYGLTEVEVLKQASWGATRDNLVLGGEANGIDGAHILTPMPYLISTGKVTQNNVPVPMSIIARLNLDSQGISVATEYAETGVQLDASKLKEAFAAKKAAGNEIKVAMTFPGGTHDLWLRYWLAAGGIDPDKDVSTIVVPPPQMVANMKVGNMDAFCVGEPWNEQLVNQGIGFTACTTGELWKGHPEKALALRTDWIEKNPNAAKALMMAVMEAQIWADSMDNKEEMSAILGKRQWFNVPPKDVAGRLKGTINYGNGRLAENTGLEMKFWKDHASYPFKSHDAWFLTENIRWGKFAPDTDIKALVDKVNREDIWRAAAADLGIAAADIPASTSRGPETFFDGKVFDPENPKAYLDSLTIKAGA, encoded by the coding sequence ATGACCAAGACCACAGCAACGAGCATCAGCCGGCGTCAGATTCTCAAGATCGGTTCTGCGGCAGCACTTGCAAGCGCGGCTCGCCTGGCATTTCCGTCGGGCGCTTTCGCCGCAACCGCCGGGCCTGAAGTGACCGGTGTGAAGCTCGGCTATATCGCGCTCACCGATGCCGCACCGCTGATCATCGCGCAGGAAAAGGGGCTGTTTGCGAAATATGGTCTCACCGAAGTGGAAGTCCTCAAACAGGCTTCCTGGGGTGCCACCCGCGACAATCTCGTGCTCGGCGGTGAAGCGAACGGCATCGACGGCGCGCATATCCTGACCCCGATGCCCTACCTGATATCGACCGGCAAGGTGACGCAGAACAACGTGCCGGTGCCGATGTCGATCATTGCCCGGCTCAATCTCGACAGCCAGGGCATTTCGGTCGCCACGGAATATGCCGAGACCGGCGTGCAGCTCGACGCTTCCAAGCTGAAGGAAGCCTTCGCCGCCAAGAAGGCAGCCGGCAACGAGATCAAGGTCGCGATGACCTTCCCCGGTGGCACGCATGACCTCTGGCTCCGCTACTGGCTGGCAGCCGGAGGCATCGACCCGGACAAGGACGTCTCCACCATCGTTGTTCCGCCGCCGCAGATGGTGGCCAACATGAAGGTCGGCAACATGGACGCCTTCTGTGTCGGGGAGCCGTGGAACGAGCAGCTCGTCAATCAGGGCATCGGCTTTACCGCCTGCACCACCGGCGAGCTTTGGAAGGGGCATCCGGAAAAGGCGCTCGCCCTGCGCACCGACTGGATCGAAAAGAATCCAAACGCCGCAAAGGCGCTCATGATGGCCGTCATGGAAGCCCAGATCTGGGCCGACAGCATGGACAACAAGGAAGAGATGTCGGCGATCCTCGGCAAGCGCCAGTGGTTCAATGTGCCTCCGAAGGATGTCGCCGGTCGCCTCAAGGGCACCATCAACTACGGCAATGGCCGTCTCGCCGAAAACACCGGGCTCGAGATGAAGTTCTGGAAGGACCACGCTTCCTATCCCTTCAAGAGCCATGACGCCTGGTTCCTCACGGAGAACATCCGCTGGGGCAAGTTCGCACCCGACACCGACATCAAGGCGCTGGTCGATAAGGTCAACCGCGAAGACATCTGGCGTGCGGCGGCCGCTGATCTCGGCATTGCTGCCGCCGACATCCCGGCATCGACCTCGCGCGGTCCGGAAACCTTCTTCGACGGCAAGGTCTTCGATCCGGAAAATCCGAAGGCCTATCTCGACAGCCTGACGATCAAGGCCGGGGCGTAA
- a CDS encoding CmpA/NrtA family ABC transporter substrate-binding protein codes for MVSTQSGDTAIHAPVTVRGKEQRTLRAGYIPLMDASILIAAAELGFAEREGLHLELVRDVTWANVRDRLAFRQFDIAHMLSPMPVASMLGLGSNPSPTIAPFSLGRGGNAITLSARIFERMKSLTGLADDADALANARALAALLADMRARGEPVPTLGMTYPFSSHNYEFRYWLAAGGIDPDRDVKLVVVPPPLTSDALAAGAIDGFCVGAPWNMIASERGTGRIVAAKQDIWPLAPEKVLGMRPDWADANVDTVSRLIVALDRAARWCDDPGHHNELAGILSAPEYIAAPTGIIRRVLNGEFSLDAQGTKRVVPDYFLFHRGAANHPRPDQASWIYSQMLRWGQTDFSDEGMAHARSAFRPDLYLTALGQDAAMPDEASEKGAGGYEGFMDGKRFDPDAVQAYVEGFPVRSASSSGVGTVDG; via the coding sequence ATGGTTTCAACCCAATCCGGCGATACGGCCATCCATGCCCCCGTGACTGTGCGTGGCAAGGAGCAGAGGACGCTCAGGGCAGGCTACATCCCGCTGATGGATGCCTCGATCCTGATCGCAGCTGCAGAGCTTGGTTTTGCCGAAAGGGAGGGACTGCATCTCGAGCTGGTCCGGGACGTCACCTGGGCCAATGTCCGCGACCGTCTCGCTTTCCGCCAGTTCGACATTGCGCACATGCTCTCGCCGATGCCCGTCGCATCCATGCTCGGGCTTGGATCCAATCCCTCGCCGACCATCGCGCCCTTTTCCCTCGGTCGCGGTGGCAATGCTATCACGTTGTCCGCCCGAATCTTCGAACGGATGAAGTCTTTGACGGGGCTGGCAGACGATGCGGATGCCCTGGCCAATGCCAGGGCACTGGCGGCCTTGCTCGCCGACATGCGCGCGCGGGGCGAACCGGTGCCAACACTCGGGATGACCTATCCCTTCTCCTCGCATAATTATGAGTTCCGCTACTGGCTGGCGGCTGGCGGCATCGATCCGGACCGGGACGTGAAGCTGGTGGTGGTTCCGCCACCGCTGACGTCGGATGCGCTCGCGGCTGGCGCAATCGATGGCTTCTGCGTCGGGGCACCCTGGAACATGATTGCGTCGGAACGAGGCACGGGGCGCATCGTGGCTGCCAAGCAGGATATCTGGCCTCTGGCACCTGAGAAGGTGCTCGGCATGCGCCCCGACTGGGCCGATGCGAATGTCGATACCGTCTCCCGTCTGATCGTCGCCCTCGATCGGGCGGCGCGCTGGTGCGATGACCCAGGTCACCACAACGAGCTTGCCGGGATCCTGAGCGCGCCGGAATACATCGCAGCGCCCACTGGCATCATTCGCCGCGTATTGAATGGCGAGTTCAGTCTTGATGCGCAGGGGACGAAACGGGTCGTCCCGGATTATTTCCTTTTCCATCGCGGGGCCGCCAACCATCCGCGGCCAGATCAGGCATCGTGGATCTACAGCCAGATGCTTCGCTGGGGCCAGACAGACTTCAGCGATGAAGGCATGGCACATGCGCGGAGCGCTTTTCGGCCGGACCTCTATCTGACAGCGCTGGGACAGGATGCTGCCATGCCGGACGAGGCGAGCGAGAAGGGCGCTGGCGGCTATGAGGGTTTCATGGATGGCAAGCGTTTTGATCCGGATGCGGTGCAGGCTTACGTCGAGGGATTTCCGGTCCGATCAGCCTCGTCGTCAGGCGTGGGGACGGTCGATGGCTGA
- a CDS encoding ANTAR domain-containing response regulator has protein sequence MAKTSSDLTILVIDENAIRASIIEEGLNEAGHLNVRVIHEMQGVARLIETMDPDVIIIDIENPNRDMMEHMFQLTRMISRPIAMFVDRSDTAAIEAAVDAGVSAYVVDGLKKERIKPILDMAVSRFNAFSRLQRELVEARNALEERKVIERAKGILMKMRGLSEEQAFALLRQTAMNEKKKLADIAQSVVTAAGLLL, from the coding sequence ATGGCGAAGACCTCCTCCGACCTGACGATCCTTGTCATTGACGAAAATGCCATTCGGGCCTCGATCATCGAAGAGGGGCTGAACGAAGCTGGGCATCTGAATGTCCGGGTGATCCATGAGATGCAGGGCGTGGCGCGGCTGATCGAGACGATGGATCCTGACGTCATCATCATCGACATCGAGAACCCCAATCGTGACATGATGGAGCATATGTTCCAGCTCACCCGGATGATTTCGCGGCCGATTGCCATGTTTGTCGACCGCTCGGATACTGCCGCCATCGAGGCTGCCGTCGATGCCGGCGTATCGGCCTATGTGGTTGATGGGCTGAAGAAAGAGCGGATCAAGCCGATCCTCGACATGGCGGTGAGCCGCTTCAATGCCTTCAGCCGCCTTCAACGCGAACTGGTCGAGGCGCGCAATGCCCTCGAGGAGCGCAAGGTCATCGAGCGCGCCAAGGGCATCCTGATGAAAATGCGGGGCTTGAGCGAGGAGCAGGCTTTCGCTCTGCTTCGACAGACCGCCATGAACGAAAAGAAGAAGCTGGCCGACATCGCCCAGAGCGTCGTGACGGCTGCAGGACTGCTACTGTGA